The following DNA comes from Geothrix edaphica.
GCGTCTGCCTCGGCTCCAAGATCGCCCCCATCTTCTACAACACCATGGAGGATGCCGGCGCCCTGCCCATCGAACTGGACGTCAACAGCATGGACATGGGCGACGTCATCGAGCTGCGCCCCTACGAGGGCAAGGCCCTGAAGAACGGGAAGGTCATCGCCGAATTCAAGGTGAAGTCGGACGTCATCTTCGATGAAGTCCGCGCCGGGGGCCGCATTCCCCTCATCGTGGGCCGGGGCCTCACGGCCAAGGCCCGCGCGGCCCTGGGCCTGCCCGCCTCCACCGCCTTCCGCCTGCCCGCGATCCCCAAGGACACCGGCAAGGGCTTCTCCCTGGCCCAGAAGATGGTCGGCAAGGCCTGCGGCGTGGCCGGCATCCGCCCCGGGACCTACTGCGAGCCCCGGATGACCACCGTGGGCTCCCAGGACACCACGGGCCCCATGACCCGCGACGAGCTGAAGGATCTGGCCTGCCTCCAGTTCTCCGCCGACATGGTGATGCAGTCCTTCTGCCACACCGCGCCCTACCCCAAGCCCGTGGACGTGAAGACCCACCGCGAGCTGCCGCCCTTCATCACCAACCGCGGCGGCGTGTCGCTGAAGCCCGGCGACGGCGTCATCCACTCCTGGCTGAACCGCCTGCTGCTGCCCGATACCGTGGGCACCGGCGGCGACTCCCACACCCGCTTCCCCATCGGCATCTCCTTCCCCGCGGGCTCGGGCCTGGTGGCCTTCGCGGCCGCCACGGGCGTCATGCCCCTGGACATGCCGGAATCCGTGCTGGTGCGCTTCAAGGGTGAGCTGCAGCCCGGCGTCACCCTGCGCGATCTCGTCAACGCCATCCCCTACTACGCCATCCAGCAGGGGCTGCTCACCGTGGAGAAGAAGGGCAAGAAGAACATCTTCAGCGGCCGCATCCTCGAGATCGAGGGCCTGCCCAAGCTCAAGGTGGAACAGGCCTTCGAGCTGTCCGACGCCTCCGCCGAGCGCTCCGCCGCGGGCTGCACTGTGCGCCTGGACCAGGAACCGATCATCGAGTACATGACCTCGAACATCACGCTCATGAAGTGGATGATCGCCAACGGCTACGAGCACCGCGAAACCCTGGAGAACCGCATCAAGGCGATGCAGGCCTGGATCGCCAAGCCCGAGTTGATGGCCCCCGATGCGGACGCGGAATACGCCGCCGTCATCGAGATCAACCTCGCGGACGTGAAGGAACCCATCGTGGCCTGTCCCAACGATCCGGACGACGTGAAGCTGCTGTCCACCGTGGCCGGGGACACCATCGACGAGGTGTTCATCGGCTCCTGCATGACCAACATCGGCCACTTCCGCGCCGCCGGGAAGCTGCTGGACGGCAAGACCGACCTCTCCACGCGGCTCTGGATCGCCCCGCCCACCAAGATGGACGCCTACATCCTCACCCAGGAGGGCTACTACGGCATCCTCGGCCGCACCGGCGCCCGCATGGAGATGCCCGGCTGCTCCCTGTGCATGGGCAACCAGGCCCAGGTCCGCAAGGGCAGCACGGCCATGTCCACCTCCACCCGCAACTTCCCGAACCGCCTGGGCCTCGACACGCGGGTGTACCTCGGCTCCGCCGAGCTGGCCGCCATCTGCGCCCTGCTCGGGAAGATCCCCACGGTGGCGGAGTACCAGGCCCAGATCGGCGTGGTGGACGCCAAGGCGAAGGACATCTACCGCTACATGAACTTCGACCAGATCGCCGATTTCCGCGAGGTGGCGGACACCATCCAGGTCTAGCTTTTCCCGACTCGGAAAATGGCCCGGGGGCACCGCCCCTGGGCCATTTTCCGAGATGGCGATCCGGCCATGTGTGCTAACCTCATCGTTCTTGACCACCTTTCGGGGGGTTCCCATGGGGATCTTTGAGGGCCACATCCGCGTCCACGACGGCGATCGCTTCGCGCTGGTGGCCTCGCGCTGGAACGATTTCATCGTCGACCGCCTCATCGAGGGCGCGAAGGACTGCATCCTCCGCCACGGCGGTCACGAGGAACAGATGGACCTCATCCGCGTCCCGGGGAGCTTCGAGCTGCCCCAGGCGGCCAAGCTGGCGGCTCAGAGCGGCCGCTATGCCGGCGTCATCGTGCTGGGCTCGGTGATCCGGGGGGGCACACCCCACTTCGACATGATCGCCGCCGAGGTCACCAAGGGCGCGGCCCAGGTGGCCCTGGATACCGGTCTGCCGCTCTCCTTCGGCGTGCTGACCACGGACAGCGTGGAACAGGCCATCGACCGGGCCGGCGCCAAGATGGGCAACAAGGGCTGGGAGGCCGCCCAGAGCGTCCTCGAGATGGCCGATCTCGCCCACACCCTCAAGGCCGGGACGAAGGGACGCAAGTAGATGGGAGTTCGCCGCCGGGGGCGCGAGTACGCCCTTCAAATGTTGTACGCCATGGACCTTACCGGCTACACGCCGGACCAGGTCTTTGCGGGGTTCTATGCCATCCAGGACCTGAACCGGGATGCCTTCTACTACGCCCGCCGGCTGGTGGACGGCGTGCACGGCCACATGGAAGAGATCGACGAGGTGCTGACGAAGTACGCCGAGCACTGGAAGATCCACCGCATGGCCGCCGTGGACCGCAACCTGCTGCGGCTGGGGCTCTTCGAGCTGATGTACGTGAAGGAGGTACCCTTTCCCATCGTCATCAACGAGGCCCTGGAGATCGTGAAGGAATTCAGCGACCAGGAAGGCACGCAATTCCTCAACGGCATCCTCGACGCGGCCCGCAAAGAGTTCCGCCCCGAAGAAACCGGCCCCCGGCTCCGCAAGAAGGCCGTGGCCGCAGACCCCCCGGAAGAATCGTGACCTGACCCTCTCTGGCTGGTTTGGTATGCTCGTTCCCTTCCCCAGCCCGATCCGACCGTTGGAGCCTTGATGAGCACCTCCCGCAAGAAGTCCGCTGCCCCAAAGAAACCCGCCCCGGCCCCCAAGGGCGCCGCCGCACCCAAGGCCGCCACCAAGACCGCGGCCCCCCGCGCCACGCCGGGCACCTCCCTGGGCCTGGACGAGATCAAGGCCCTCATCGCCCTGGTGGGCCGCGAGCCCTTCCAGGAGTTCGAGTTCGAGGCCGGCGACATGCGCTTCCGCATCCGCAAGGATGGCCCGGCCCCCGTGGTGCATGCCGCCCCCGTGATGGTGGCCGCCCCCGCCATCCAGCCATCCTTCGCTGCCGCCGCGATCCCCGCCGCCGCAGCCGCCGTTCCCGCGGACGAGCCGGGCATCCACTATGTCACCAGCCCCATCGTCGGGACCTTCTACCGGGCCTCCAATCCCACGGCGGCCCCCTACGCCTCCCCCGGCGACTTCGTTAAGCCCGGCCAGACCCTCTGCATCGTCGAGGCCATGAAGCTCATGAACGAGATCGAGTGCGACGTGGCCGGCGAGATCGTGAAGGTCCTGGTGGAGAACGGCACCCCCGTCGAATACGGCGAGCGCCTCTTCGCGGTCCGGATCGGCTAGCCATGGCCGCAGCCATCAAGCGCAAAGCCTCCCCCGCCGCGGTCGCCTCCGACGCCCCGCCCTTCAAGAAGGTGCTCATCGCCAATCGCGGTGAGATCGCGCTCCGCGTGATCCTGGCCTGCAAGGAGATGGGGATCCAGACCGTGGCCGTCTATTCCGAGGCCGACCGCAACGCCCTCCACGTGCGCTTCGCCGACGAAGAGGTGTGCATCGGCCCCGCGCCGTCATCCAAGTCGTACCTCAACATCCCCCAGGTCATCGCCGCTGCGGAAGTCACGGGAGCGGAGGCCATCCACCCCGGCTACGGCTTCCTCAGCGAGAACGCGCACTTCGTGGAAGTCTGCCAGGCCTGCGGCATCACCTTCATCGGGCCCAGCCCCGAGATCATCCGCAAGATGGGCAACAAGGCCCAGGCCAAGGCCACCATGCTGGAAGCGGGCGTGCCGCTCATGCCCGGCAGCGACGGCATCATCGAAACGGTCGAAGAGGCCCTGGTGGTGGCGGAGCAGATCGGCTATCCCGTCATCGTCAAGGCCAGCGCCGGCGGCGGTGGGCGCGGGATGCGCATCTGCAACAACGCCGAGGAGCTGCCAGATCTCTACAACACGGCCCGCAGCGAGGCCAAGGGCGCCTTTGGCGACGACAGCGTCTACATGGAGAAGTACCTCCTCGAGCCGCGCCACATCGAAGTCCAGATCATGGGCGACCTCTTCGGCAACGTGGTGCACCTGGGCGAGCGCGAGTGCTCCATCCAGCGCCGCCACCAGAAGCTCATCGAGGAGAGCCCCAGCGCCGTCCTCGACCCCGCCCTGCGCCAGCGCATCTGCGACACCGCCGTGAAGGCCGCCCGGGCCGTGGGCTACTACAACGCCGGCACCATCGAGTTCCTCCTCGACAAGCGCGGCGACTTCTTCTTCATGGAGATGAACACCCGCGTCCAGGTGGAGCACCCCGTCACCGAGCTGGTCACGGGCATCGACATCGTGAAGGAACAGCTCCGCATCGCGGCCGGCCAGAAGCTGAGCTTCCGCCAGGAGGACGTGGTCCAGAAGGGCCATGCCATCGAGTGCCGCATCAACGCCGAGGATCCCTTCAAGTTCACGCCCTGCCCCGGCCGCATCACGGCCCTGCACTTCCCCGGCGGCCCCGGCATCCGCGTGGACACCGCCATGCACCAGGACGCGGTCATCCCGCCCCACTACGACTCCATGGTGGCGAAGCTCATCGCCTACGGCGCCAACCGCACGGAAGCCATCGCCCGCATGCGCCGCGCCCTGGACACCCTGGTGATCGAAGGCATCAAGACCACGGCCCCGCTCCACCGCCGCATCATGGACCACCCCGACTTCATCGCCGGCACCTTCTCCACCAAGTGGATGGAGGGCTTCCTCGAAGAGCTGAAGCGGGATCCGTCCGGGGATCCGCGTTGACGGGTCGCTCATCAGGCGACTGAATGTCGCCTGATGAGCGGGGACCCGCCCGCGGATCCAGAGCAACCAGATCGGCCTCCCCCTTCCCCGGCATCATTCAGGAATGCCGCAGAATCCGATAGACTGAATCTCGTGCCGCTATAGCTCAGTTGGTAGAGCGCCCGCCTTGTAAGCGGATGGTCGTTGGTTCAATTCCGACTAGCGGCTCCAATCCCGGGAGCCTCATGGACCACTCAGCCCAGCGCCGACCGTGAGCGACCCCACCCCCGCCCGCCCCAGCCTGCTCCGCTCCGCGGGGGTCGTGGGCTTCATGACCCTGCTGAGCCGGCTCACGGGCCTGCTCCAGACCTTCTTCCTCAGCCACGTGCTGGGCGCGGGGGCGGCGGCCGACGCCTATGCCGTCGCTTTCCGGCTGCCCAACATGCTGCGCCGGTTCACCGCCGAAGGCACCATGACCGCCGCCTTCCTGCCGACCCTGGCGGAGGCGGAGGCCACCGAGGGCCAGACCGCCGTGAAGGCCGTGGCGGCACGCTTCCTCGGCACCCTGCTGGCCCTGCTGTTGGCGGGGGTCGTCCTGGTGCTGCTGTTCATGGGGCCCCTGGCGGGACTGCTGATGATGGGGCGCCCGGAATCCCAGGGCGAGCTCACGACCCTGCTGGGCCGCATCATGTTCCCCTACCTGGCCCTGGTGAGCCTCACGGCGGGCTTCACCGGCCTGCTCAACCTGCGCCACCGCTTCGCCCTGGCCGCCTCCGTCTCCGTGTTCTGGAACCTGGCCTTCATCGCCTTCGGGTGGACCGCGCTGCGGGTGCTGGAGCAGAAGGGGCGCCTCCCCCTCGAGACCGTGGCCGTGATCTGTGCCATCGCCGTCCTGGCGGGCGGCGTCCTCCAGCTCCTGGTGGTGCTGCCTGCGGTGCGGCAGGAGGGTTTCAGCCTCTCCTTCGGCCTGCACTTCCGGGATCCCTGGGTGGCGAAGGCCCTCAAGCGCATGGGTCCGGGCCTGCTGGCGGCGGGCATCTACCCCATCAACGCCCTCATCAGCGCCATGCTGGCCTCCCTGCTGCCCAACGGCGCCCAGATGGTGCTCTACAACAGCGGAATGATGGGCGAGATGGTGCTCGGGCTCTTCGCCATGAGCCTCGCCACCGCCAGCCTGCCCACGCTCTCGCGTCAGGCGGGCGCCCAGGACTGGCCGGGGATGAACCGCAGCCTCACCCAGTCCATCTCCGCCTCGGCCCTGCTGGTGCTGCCGGCCTCCGTGGGGCTGGCCGTGCTGGCGCGGCCCATCTGCGCCCTGCTCTTCCGCACCGGCGCCTATACGCCCGCCGCCTCGGACTGGACGGCCCTCACCCTGGTGTTCCAGTCCGTGGGGCTGGTCTTCGTGGCGGCCCAGCGGCTGGGCAACCAGGCCCTCTACGCCCTCAAGGACTACCGCGGCCCTGCGGCCTTGGCCGGCGGCACCCTGCTGCTGAATGTGGCCCTCAGCCTCGCCCTGCTCAAGCCCCTGGGCACCGGCGGCCTGGCCCTGGCCAACGGCCTCGCCAGCCTCGCGGGCCTCATGGGCCTGCTGCTGCGCCTGCGCCCCCGCCTGCCGGGCCTGGACCTGCGCCCGCTCCTGAGCGCCACCGCCCGCGTCCTGGGGGCCTGCGCCCTCATGGGCGTGCTGGCCTGGGGCGGCGCCCGGTTCCTCGCCCTGGACGCACCCCACGCCTTCACCCGGGCCCTGCTCGCCTTCCGCCTGCTCCCCCTGGTGGCCCTGTGCGCGCTGGTCTACGGCGGGACCGCCGCGGGGCTCGGACATCCCGAAGCGAAGGCATTGGCCAAGAAGATCCAGCAGAAACTGCGGCTATAAACGGAAGGGCCGGGCAAAGCCCGGCCCTTCCTCCCTGCGTCCAGTCTTCAGTTCTGCAGCTCCACCGTAACCACGGCGCCGCCCATCTGGGGGCCCGTCGCCACGGTCTTGAGCACCTTGCGGGAAGCCGTGTCCACCCACAGAGTCGTGGTCCCGGGATCGCCCTCGGCGGAAGTGAGCTCCACCTTCCAGGCCTTGAAGGTGCCTGCGGGGACTTTCAGCTCCTCCTGGCCCAGCACCTTGGCCTGCTTGAGCTGCACCTTCTGGCGCTGCAGGTCCACGTTGCGGAAGGTGACCGCATAGCCCTCCGCCAGGGGCAGGCAGGCCAGGGCATCCTCGGCACCGGAACCATCGGCGTAGATCCCACCGCCCAGGTCAATGCTGAAGGGCTTGGCGTTGCCGCCCATGGCCATGGTCCCGGTGGCCTTGCCGCCATCGAAGGCCATCTCGATGACCACGGGACCCTGCTTCACCTGGCGCTTCAGGGGCGCCAGCGTGTCCTTGGCCATGGTGGTGGTGTCCACCGCTTCGCCGCCAGGCAGCTTGGCGGTATCCGTCACCACCCAGGTGCCACCCTCCTCTTTCACCGTCCGGACCATGGAGATGGCCATGGAGCGGGGGCCCATGGCCATGGTTCCCGCGTAGGTGAAGGTGCCGGCCGTGGGCTTGGCCACGGGCTTGGGGACGCTCACGGACGCCGCGTCGGCCTTCTTCGCCAGCACCACGGTCTTGGGATCGACGGTGATCTCGGGCAGCCGCTTCATGACGTCGGGCTTGCCGCCCTCCTGATGGCGGGCCTTGAGGTACTTGGCCAGGAACGTCTCCGCGGCCGCGAACATGGCCTGGTTGTTGACGGGACGGGCGAAGCCGTGGCCCTCGTCCGGCGCGCAGAGGTACTCCACCGGGAAGCCGCGATCGCGCAGGGCGATGACGATCTGGTCGCTCTCAGCCTTCTTCACACGGGGATCGTTGGCGCCCTGGATCACCATGAGCGGCGTGTGGATCTTCGCCGCGGAGTTCAGGGGCGACTGGCGCTCCAGCTGCTTCTTGCCCTCGGGCGTGTTGGGGTTGCCCATGCGCTCGTGGAAGATGATGCGGCCGGCTTCCCAGTAGGGGGGAATGGTCTCGAGCAGCGTCAGCAGGTTGGACGGTCCCACGATGGACACGGCGGCCGCGTAGAGGTCGGGCGTGAAGGTCACGCCTGCGAGGGTGGCGTAGCCGCCATAGGAGCCGCCCATGATGCCCACCCGCTTCGGGTCCACGATGCCCTTCGCCACCAGGTGCTTCACGCCCCAGGTGATGTCGTCCTGCATGAGGTCGCCCCACTGCTTGTTGCCCGCATTGAGGAACTTCTTCCCGTAGCCGGTGGAGCC
Coding sequences within:
- the nusB gene encoding transcription antitermination factor NusB; translated protein: MGVRRRGREYALQMLYAMDLTGYTPDQVFAGFYAIQDLNRDAFYYARRLVDGVHGHMEEIDEVLTKYAEHWKIHRMAAVDRNLLRLGLFELMYVKEVPFPIVINEALEIVKEFSDQEGTQFLNGILDAARKEFRPEETGPRLRKKAVAADPPEES
- the accB gene encoding acetyl-CoA carboxylase biotin carboxyl carrier protein; translation: MSTSRKKSAAPKKPAPAPKGAAAPKAATKTAAPRATPGTSLGLDEIKALIALVGREPFQEFEFEAGDMRFRIRKDGPAPVVHAAPVMVAAPAIQPSFAAAAIPAAAAAVPADEPGIHYVTSPIVGTFYRASNPTAAPYASPGDFVKPGQTLCIVEAMKLMNEIECDVAGEIVKVLVENGTPVEYGERLFAVRIG
- the murJ gene encoding murein biosynthesis integral membrane protein MurJ produces the protein MSDPTPARPSLLRSAGVVGFMTLLSRLTGLLQTFFLSHVLGAGAAADAYAVAFRLPNMLRRFTAEGTMTAAFLPTLAEAEATEGQTAVKAVAARFLGTLLALLLAGVVLVLLFMGPLAGLLMMGRPESQGELTTLLGRIMFPYLALVSLTAGFTGLLNLRHRFALAASVSVFWNLAFIAFGWTALRVLEQKGRLPLETVAVICAIAVLAGGVLQLLVVLPAVRQEGFSLSFGLHFRDPWVAKALKRMGPGLLAAGIYPINALISAMLASLLPNGAQMVLYNSGMMGEMVLGLFAMSLATASLPTLSRQAGAQDWPGMNRSLTQSISASALLVLPASVGLAVLARPICALLFRTGAYTPAASDWTALTLVFQSVGLVFVAAQRLGNQALYALKDYRGPAALAGGTLLLNVALSLALLKPLGTGGLALANGLASLAGLMGLLLRLRPRLPGLDLRPLLSATARVLGACALMGVLAWGGARFLALDAPHAFTRALLAFRLLPLVALCALVYGGTAAGLGHPEAKALAKKIQQKLRL
- the ribH gene encoding 6,7-dimethyl-8-ribityllumazine synthase — encoded protein: MGIFEGHIRVHDGDRFALVASRWNDFIVDRLIEGAKDCILRHGGHEEQMDLIRVPGSFELPQAAKLAAQSGRYAGVIVLGSVIRGGTPHFDMIAAEVTKGAAQVALDTGLPLSFGVLTTDSVEQAIDRAGAKMGNKGWEAAQSVLEMADLAHTLKAGTKGRK
- the accC gene encoding acetyl-CoA carboxylase biotin carboxylase subunit is translated as MAAAIKRKASPAAVASDAPPFKKVLIANRGEIALRVILACKEMGIQTVAVYSEADRNALHVRFADEEVCIGPAPSSKSYLNIPQVIAAAEVTGAEAIHPGYGFLSENAHFVEVCQACGITFIGPSPEIIRKMGNKAQAKATMLEAGVPLMPGSDGIIETVEEALVVAEQIGYPVIVKASAGGGGRGMRICNNAEELPDLYNTARSEAKGAFGDDSVYMEKYLLEPRHIEVQIMGDLFGNVVHLGERECSIQRRHQKLIEESPSAVLDPALRQRICDTAVKAARAVGYYNAGTIEFLLDKRGDFFFMEMNTRVQVEHPVTELVTGIDIVKEQLRIAAGQKLSFRQEDVVQKGHAIECRINAEDPFKFTPCPGRITALHFPGGPGIRVDTAMHQDAVIPPHYDSMVAKLIAYGANRTEAIARMRRALDTLVIEGIKTTAPLHRRIMDHPDFIAGTFSTKWMEGFLEELKRDPSGDPR
- the acnB gene encoding bifunctional aconitate hydratase 2/2-methylisocitrate dehydratase, which translates into the protein MLQAYRQHVAERAALGIPPLPLTEAQTDELTRLLAQPPAGEEAFLLDLLTHRVPAGVDDAARVKAAFLAAVASGKEKVALVSREKATELLGTMLGGFNVKPLIDLLDDATVGGLAAEGLKKTLLVFDAFADVKAKADQGNANAKAVLKSWAEAEWFTSRPEVPQSLTLTVFKVTGETNTDDLSPAPDAWSRPDIPLHALAMLKNARPGINPDDPGKVGPLKQLEALQAKGNLIAYVGDVVGTGSSRKSATNSVLWFTGEDIPFVPNKRFGGVCLGSKIAPIFYNTMEDAGALPIELDVNSMDMGDVIELRPYEGKALKNGKVIAEFKVKSDVIFDEVRAGGRIPLIVGRGLTAKARAALGLPASTAFRLPAIPKDTGKGFSLAQKMVGKACGVAGIRPGTYCEPRMTTVGSQDTTGPMTRDELKDLACLQFSADMVMQSFCHTAPYPKPVDVKTHRELPPFITNRGGVSLKPGDGVIHSWLNRLLLPDTVGTGGDSHTRFPIGISFPAGSGLVAFAAATGVMPLDMPESVLVRFKGELQPGVTLRDLVNAIPYYAIQQGLLTVEKKGKKNIFSGRILEIEGLPKLKVEQAFELSDASAERSAAGCTVRLDQEPIIEYMTSNITLMKWMIANGYEHRETLENRIKAMQAWIAKPELMAPDADAEYAAVIEINLADVKEPIVACPNDPDDVKLLSTVAGDTIDEVFIGSCMTNIGHFRAAGKLLDGKTDLSTRLWIAPPTKMDAYILTQEGYYGILGRTGARMEMPGCSLCMGNQAQVRKGSTAMSTSTRNFPNRLGLDTRVYLGSAELAAICALLGKIPTVAEYQAQIGVVDAKAKDIYRYMNFDQIADFREVADTIQV